A region of the Silene latifolia isolate original U9 population chromosome 9, ASM4854445v1, whole genome shotgun sequence genome:
ACAAAATCCGAACCTTATCCGTATCTCTTACATAGAATCTTATCCTTATCTTTTATCTCTTACCTACAATCTTATCCAACGATCAAGATTAAATAACTCGGATATTAATCCAACGACTTAAAATGAAAAATATtatctataaatataataatactcCAACACTTATTACTCATCTCTCATATTAATTTCTCTACATATATTCTCATATTTCTATTTTTCCCTTTATCTTTCTAATCTCCATACAGTTAGCATTTAAATATGGATCCTAATAATTTTAATAATATGGATCCAAATAATTTTAATAATATGGATCCAAAtaattttaataatatagatTCAAATAATTTTAATAATATGGATCCTTATAATTTTAATAATATGGATCCTTATAATTTTAATAATATGGATCCAAATAATTTTAATAATATGGATCCAAATAATTTTAATAATATGGATCCAAAtaattttaataatatagatCCAAATAATTTTAATAATATGGATCCTTATAATTTTAATAATATGGATCCTTATAATTTTAATAATATGGATCCAAATAATTTTAATAATATGGATGATTTTAATTCCTCCTTGTTTAATTATTCCTCGGACGAACGTTTTGAAAAACGTTCGGAAGAATTTAGACAAAGGAGAGACATTGTATTTAATCAAGTTCTACAATCACTAAATCAACCATCTCAAATTCCTCGAAGACGACCTCGACGAAAAAGAAGGTATATTGAGAGGAATCGGGAAGATGGTCACGAACGACTATACAACGACTATTTCGCTGCTAACCCGGTGTACACAAATGAGATGTTTCGACGCAGATTTCGAATGCGTAGACATTTGTTTCTGCGAGTGGTAAATGGTGTCCAAGCCGCTAGTGATTACTTTGTAGATGGACCCGATGCAACTGGTAGGGACAGTTTTACCTCGTTGCAGAAATGCACTATGGCAATTAGAATGCTTGCGTATGGAGACTCTGCCGACAGGATTGACGAGTATTTAAGAGTTGGTGAATCAACCGCACGAGAGTGTTTCGAATATTTTACTAATGCAGTTATTTCACACTTTCGAAATGAATACTTAAGGATTCCAACCGTAGAAGACACTCAAAGGTTACTTCAAATCGGAGCATCTAGAGGTTTTCCAGGAATGTTGGGGAGCATAGACTGCATGCATTGGAAATGGAAGAATTGCCCAAATGCTTGGAAAGGGCAATTTCAAGGGCGTAATTCAAGTCCGACGGTAATTTTGGAAGCGGTTGCCTCACAAGATCTATGGATATGGCATTCCTATTTTGGTACTCCAGGTTCGGCAAATGATTTAAATGTTTTAAACCGTTCTCCAGTTTTTGATGCCTTATTAAATGGGTATGTGCCAAACGTTAATTATATGGTAAATGGCAATCAATATGATTGCGGTTATTATTTAACGGATGGTATTTACCCAAAATGGGCTACGTTCATTCAGTCGATAAGACATCCGCAAACACCCAAAGACAGGTTATTTGCAACTAAACAAGAAAGTGTTAGAAAAGATGTTGAACGGGCTTTTGGCGTATTACAAGCTCGATTTGCAGTGATACGTAATCCGGTAGCGTTATTGGAGCAAAGAATTTCTTCATAAAGTAATGACAACTTGCATCATATTGCATAATATGATTGTTGAAGATGAGC
Encoded here:
- the LOC141600689 gene encoding uncharacterized protein LOC141600689, which encodes MDDFNSSLFNYSSDERFEKRSEEFRQRRDIVFNQVLQSLNQPSQIPRRRPRRKRRYIERNREDGHERLYNDYFAANPVYTNEMFRRRFRMRRHLFLRVVNGVQAASDYFVDGPDATGRDSFTSLQKCTMAIRMLAYGDSADRIDEYLRVGESTARECFEYFTNAVISHFRNEYLRIPTVEDTQRLLQIGASRGFPGMLGSIDCMHWKWKNCPNAWKGQFQGRNSSPTVILEAVASQDLWIWHSYFGTPGSANDLNVLNRSPVFDALLNGYVPNVNYMVNGNQYDCGYYLTDGIYPKWATFIQSIRHPQTPKDRLFATKQESVRKDVERAFGVLQARFAVIRNPVALLEQRISS